A window of the Scleropages formosus chromosome 21, fSclFor1.1, whole genome shotgun sequence genome harbors these coding sequences:
- the dennd5b gene encoding DENN domain-containing protein 5B isoform X5: protein MSVSAPGSGSGSAPCRFAHYFAICGLDAETGLEPDELAGENFEQSPLKRTFKSKVLAHFPENVEWNPFDQDAVNMLCMPKGLSFRTQADPREPCFHSFLITREDGSRTYGFVHTFYEEVTSPQICAAMQTLYQMHHAEHTPSGSASSSSSSSSSMDSLASSLDEAEVSSPGRGPARGVSPCGRCSGAYDATRDTLYVSKALCLITPMPFMHACRRFLSQLHRAVTASQPPPLPLESYIHNVLYEVPLPPPGRSLKFHSVYEPIRCQRPGPGELPLADFSLGEAFQLLGVENLVQLFTCVLLEMQILLYSQDYQRLMTVAEGITTLLFPFQWQHVYVPILPASLRHFLDAPVPYLMGLPSKEGTDRSKLELPQEANLCFVDIDNHCIELPEDFPQFPNKAELIQELSDVLLCFGLSPEGGAPLGPTPGHLRGRVLRDLVDDRKNGNLGGEALAVLERLQALATRAGVTAGPAGPPASPGKDGESEAGGRPPAGGGEEELRDAKLNVQLREVFANRFVAMFADYEAFVIQSAHDLESWLTNREQMHNFDKASFLSDQPEPYLPFLSRFIETQMFATFIDNKIMSQWEEKEPLLRVFDGRLEKARLYGARAPGLRTSGYQRCVTLRESAQAIEQRLMKIDHTAIHPHLLDMKIGQGKYQRGFFPKLQAEVLLSGPTNNNRWSNRTATAQRRKDRHRQHSDHLGLDNDLKEKYMQEARSLGKSLRQPKLSDLSPAVIAQTNWKFVEGLLKECRMKTKRMLVEKMGKEAVELGHGEANITGLEENTLIASLCDLLERIWSHGLQVKQGKSALWSHLLHYQAREEKLELQAESPVSNGPERRKSETGVPMPFLRVSLIQDMRHIQNMSEIKTEVGRARAWIRLSLEKKLLSQHLKQLLSNQALTKKLYKRYAFLRCEDEKEQFLFHLLSLNAVDYFCFTSVFTTIVIPYRAVIIPIKKLSNAMTTSNPWICVSGELGDSGVMQIPKNVLEMTFDSAFRAHHTHISAVFKCQNLGKLTTVQLGHDNSGLLAKWLVDCVMVRNEITGHTYKFPCGRWLGKGVDDGSLERVLIGELVVPVGDEEAGKQCRTPPMQRSPTQARRISITSLSARGAKPTGAQIQEAIGEAVNNIVKHFHKPEKERGSLTILLCGENGLVCALEQFFHHSFKSARLFQKNVFVWDFVEKATACLETADQMGDLQGGAPEPLGLTCETFCRYVNAINSTSRNIGKDGKFQLLVCLGARDRLLPQWLPLLAECPLISRMYEEGALLRDRTTVSTLVGVLQTLHDFNITLESSLIKGIQL from the exons GAGAAAATTTTGAGCAGAGCCCGCTGAAGAggaccttcaagtccaaagttCTTGCTCACTTCCCAGAAAATGTTGAGTGGAACCCTTTTGACCAGGATGCTGTCAACATG CTCTGCATGCCCAAGGGATTGTCCTTCCGGACGCAAGCGGACCCTCGGGAACCCTGCTTTCATTCCTTCCTCATCACGCGTGAAGATGGCTCGCGCACCTATGGATTTGTGCACACCTTCTACGAGGAGGTGACCAGCCCACAGATCTGCGCTGCCATGCAGACGCTTTACCAGATGCACCACGCCGAGCACACCCCCTCTGGCAGtgcatcctcctcctcctcttcctcctccagcatgGACTCGCTGGCCAGCAGCCTGGATGAGGCAGAGGTCTCAAGCCCCGGGAGGGGACCCGCTCGGGGGGTGTCGCCCTGCGGGCGCTGCTCGGGCGCCTACGACGCAACCCGTGACACACTTTATGTCTCCAAGGCCCTGTGCCTGATCACACCCATGCCCTTCATGCACGCCTGCCGCCGCTTCCTCTCTCAGCTACACCGTGCCGTCACAGCCAGCCAGCCGCCACCTCTGCCGCTCGAGAGCTACATCCACAACGTGCTGTACGAGGTACCGCTGCCGCCACCCGGCCGCTCGCTCAAGTTCCACAGCGTGTACGAGCCCATTCGTTGCCAGCGGCCTGGGCCTGGTGAGCTGCCGCTGGCTGACTTTTCCCTGGGGGAGGCCTTCCAGCTGCTGGGTGTGGAGAACCTGGTACAGCTCTTTACCTGCGTACTACTGGAGATGCAAATCCTGCTCTACTCGCAAG ACTACCAGCGCCTGATGACGGTGGCAGAGGGCATTACCACCCTGCTGTTCCCATTCCAGTGGCAGCATGTGTACGTTCCCATCTTGCCAGCTTCGCTGCGCCACTTCCTGGACGCGCCGGTGCCCTACCTGATGGGCCTGCCGTCCAAGGAGGGGACGGACCGCTCCAAGCTGGAGTTGCCCCAGGAG GCCAACCTTTGTTTTGTGGATATCGATAACCACTGCATCGAGCTGCCGGAGGATTTCCCGCAATTCCCCAACAAGGCAGAGCTCATCCAGGAGCTGAGCGACGTGCTCCTGTGCTTCGGCTTGTCACCGGAGGGGGGCGCCCCCCTCGGCCCCACCCCCGGGCACCTGCGGGGTCGGGTGCTGCGTGACCTGGTGGACGACCGCAAGAACGGCAACCTGGGGGGCGAGGCGCTGGCCGTGCTGGAGCGCCTGCAGGCCCTGGCCACGCGCGCGGGCGTGACGGCGGGACCCGCGGGGCCTCCGGCGTCCCCCGGGAAAGACGGCGAGAGCGAGGCCGGAGGCCGACCCCCCGCCGGGGGGGGCGAGGAAGAGCTGCGGGACGCGAAGCTCAACGTGCAGCTGCGAGAAGTGTTTGCCAACCGTTTCGTCGCCATGTTCGCCGACTACGAGGCCTTCGTCATCCAGAGCGCCCACGACCTGGAGTCCTGGCTCACCAACAGGGAGCAGATGCACAACTTCGACAAG GCCTCGTTCCTGTCTGACCAGCCCGAGCCCTACCTGCCCTTCCTGTCGCGCTTCATCGAGACGCAGATGTTCGCCACCTTCATCGACAACAAGATCATGTCGCAGTGGGAGGAGAAGGAACCGCTGCTGCGCGTGTTTGACGGGCGGCTAGAGAAGGCGCGGCTTTACGGCGCCCGCGCGCCTGGCCTGCGCACCTCTGGCTATCAGCGCTGCGTCACCCTCCGCGAGTCAG CTCAGGCCATTGAACAGCGGCTGATGAAGATCGACCACACAGCCATCCACCCGCACCTACTGGACATGAAGATCGGCCAGGGCAAGTACCAGAGGGGCTTCTTCCCCAAGCTGCAGGCAGAGGTCCTGTTGTCTGGACCCACCAATAACAA CAGGTGGTCCAACCGCACCGCAACTGCTCAACGTCGGAAAGACCGCCACAGGCAGCACTCGGACCACTTGGGGCTGGACAATGACCTGAAAGAG AAGTACATGCAGGAGGCACGCAGCCTCGGCAAAAGCCTCCGACAGCCCAAGCTCTCGGACCTCTCCCCCGCTGTTATCGCACAGACCAACTGGAAGTTCGTGGAGGGCCTTCTGAAAGAGTGTCGCATGAAG ACCAAGCGCATGCTGGTGGAGAAGATGGGCAAGGAGGCAGTGGAGCTGGGCCACGGTGAGGCCAACATCACAGGTCTGGAGGAGAACACACTAATCGCCAGTCTGTGTGATCTGCTGGAGCGCATCTGGAGTCACGGCCTGCAGGTCAAGCAG GGGAAGTCTGCCCTCTGGTCCCATCTATTACACTACCAGGCCCGTGAGGAGAAGCTAGAACTGCAAGCTGAGTCACCAG TTTCTAATGGCCCCGAGCGGCGGAAGTCAGAGACGGGAGTGCCCATGCCATTCCTCAGAGTGTCTCTCATACAGGACATGAG ACACATCCAGAACATGAGCGAGATCAAGACCGAAGTGGGCCGAGCCCGGGCTTGGATCCGTCTGTCCCTGGAGAAGAAGCTCCTCTCTCAACACCTCAAGCAGCTGCTGTCAAACCAGGCCTTAACCAA GAAGCTCTACAAACGCTACGCTTTCCTGCGCTGCGAAGACGAAAAGGAGCAGTTTCTCTTCCACCTGCTGTCGCTCAATGCCGTGGACTACTTTTGCTTCACCAGTGTCTTCACCACCATCG TGATTCCATATCGAGCGGTCATCATTCCCATCAAGAAGCTAAGCAACGCCATGACCACGTCCAACCCCTGGATCTGTGTGTCTGGAGAGCTGGGAGACTCTGGTGTCATGCAGATCCCCAAGAACGTGCTTGAGATGACCTTTGAT TCTGCCTTCAGGGCCCATCACACTCATATCTCTGCAGTGTTCAAG TGTCAGAACCTGGGCAAACTCACCACCGTCCAGCTGGGACATGACAACTCCGGCTTGTTGGCCAAGTGGCTTGTGGACTGCGTGATGGTGCGCAATGAAATCACGGGACATACCTACAA GTTCCCGTGCGGCCGCTGGCTAGGGAAGGGTGTGGATGATGGAAGCCTTGAGCGGGTCCTCATCGGCGAGCTCGTCGTCCCGGTTGGGGATGAGGAGGCAGGGAAGCAGTGCCGGACCCCACCCATGCAGCGCTCTCCCACTCAAGCCAGGCGCATCAGCATCACCTCCTTGTCGGCTCGGGGTGCCA AGCCCACCGGCGCACAGATTCAGGAGGCCATCGGGGAAGCGGTCAACAACATTGTGAAGCATTTTCACAAGCCTGAGAAGGAG AGAGGCAGCTTGACCATTCTCTTGTGTGGTGAGAATGGGCTTGTCTGTGCTTTGGAGCAGTTCTTCCACCACAGCTTCAAGTCCGCTCGACTCTTCCAGAAGAACGTTTTTGTGTGGGACTTTGTGG AGAAGGCCACTGCTTGTTTGGAGACAGCAGACCAGATGGGGGATTTGCAGGGTGGGGCTCCAGAGCCCCTGGGTCTCACCTGTGAGACATTCTGCCGGTACGTGAATGCCATTAACAGCACATCCCGGAACATCGGCAAGGACGGCAAGTTCCAGTTGCTGGTTTGCCTTGGGGCCAG AGACCGGCTGTTGCCTCAGTGGCTCCCCCTGTTGGCAGAATGTCCGCTAATCTCACGCATGTATGAGGAGGGCGCTCTGCTGCGGGATCGCACCACAGTCAGCACCCTTGTCGGAGTCCTGCAGACGCTCCACGACTTCAATATCACGCTCGAGTCGTCTCTCATCAAGGGAATCCAGTTGTAG
- the dennd5b gene encoding DENN domain-containing protein 5B isoform X7: MSVSAPGSGSGSAPCRFAHYFAICGLDAETGLEPDELAGENFEQSPLKRTFKSKVLAHFPENVEWNPFDQDAVNMLCMPKGLSFRTQADPREPCFHSFLITREDGSRTYGFVHTFYEEVTSPQICAAMQTLYQMHHAEHTPSGSASSSSSSSSSMDSLASSLDEAEVSSPGRGPARGVSPCGRCSGAYDATRDTLYVSKALCLITPMPFMHACRRFLSQLHRAVTASQPPPLPLESYIHNVLYEVPLPPPGRSLKFHSVYEPIRCQRPGPGELPLADFSLGEAFQLLGVENLVQLFTCVLLEMQILLYSQDYQRLMTVAEGITTLLFPFQWQHVYVPILPASLRHFLDAPVPYLMGLPSKEGTDRSKLELPQEANLCFVDIDNHCIELPEDFPQFPNKAELIQELSDVLLCFGLSPEGGAPLGPTPGHLRGRVLRDLVDDRKNGNLGGEALAVLERLQALATRAGVTAGPAGPPASPGKDGESEAGGRPPAGGGEEELRDAKLNVQLREVFANRFVAMFADYEAFVIQSAHDLESWLTNREQMHNFDKASFLSDQPEPYLPFLSRFIETQMFATFIDNKIMSQWEEKEPLLRVFDGRLEKARLYGARAPGLRTSGYQRCVTLRESAQAIEQRLMKIDHTAIHPHLLDMKIGQGKYQRGFFPKLQAEVLLSGPTNNKWSNRTATAQRRKDRHRQHSDHLGLDNDLKEKYMQEARSLGKSLRQPKLSDLSPAVIAQTNWKFVEGLLKECRMKTKRMLVEKMGKEAVELGHGEANITGLEENTLIASLCDLLERIWSHGLQVKQGKSALWSHLLHYQAREEKLELQAESPVSNGPERRKSETGVPMPFLRVSLIQDMRHIQNMSEIKTEVGRARAWIRLSLEKKLLSQHLKQLLSNQALTKKLYKRYAFLRCEDEKEQFLFHLLSLNAVDYFCFTSVFTTIVIPYRAVIIPIKKLSNAMTTSNPWICVSGELGDSGVMQIPKNVLEMTFDCQNLGKLTTVQLGHDNSGLLAKWLVDCVMVRNEITGHTYKFPCGRWLGKGVDDGSLERVLIGELVVPVGDEEAGKQCRTPPMQRSPTQARRISITSLSARGAKPTGAQIQEAIGEAVNNIVKHFHKPEKERGSLTILLCGENGLVCALEQFFHHSFKSARLFQKNVFVWDFVEKATACLETADQMGDLQGGAPEPLGLTCETFCRYVNAINSTSRNIGKDGKFQLLVCLGARDRLLPQWLPLLAECPLISRMYEEGALLRDRTTVSTLVGVLQTLHDFNITLESSLIKGIQL, translated from the exons GAGAAAATTTTGAGCAGAGCCCGCTGAAGAggaccttcaagtccaaagttCTTGCTCACTTCCCAGAAAATGTTGAGTGGAACCCTTTTGACCAGGATGCTGTCAACATG CTCTGCATGCCCAAGGGATTGTCCTTCCGGACGCAAGCGGACCCTCGGGAACCCTGCTTTCATTCCTTCCTCATCACGCGTGAAGATGGCTCGCGCACCTATGGATTTGTGCACACCTTCTACGAGGAGGTGACCAGCCCACAGATCTGCGCTGCCATGCAGACGCTTTACCAGATGCACCACGCCGAGCACACCCCCTCTGGCAGtgcatcctcctcctcctcttcctcctccagcatgGACTCGCTGGCCAGCAGCCTGGATGAGGCAGAGGTCTCAAGCCCCGGGAGGGGACCCGCTCGGGGGGTGTCGCCCTGCGGGCGCTGCTCGGGCGCCTACGACGCAACCCGTGACACACTTTATGTCTCCAAGGCCCTGTGCCTGATCACACCCATGCCCTTCATGCACGCCTGCCGCCGCTTCCTCTCTCAGCTACACCGTGCCGTCACAGCCAGCCAGCCGCCACCTCTGCCGCTCGAGAGCTACATCCACAACGTGCTGTACGAGGTACCGCTGCCGCCACCCGGCCGCTCGCTCAAGTTCCACAGCGTGTACGAGCCCATTCGTTGCCAGCGGCCTGGGCCTGGTGAGCTGCCGCTGGCTGACTTTTCCCTGGGGGAGGCCTTCCAGCTGCTGGGTGTGGAGAACCTGGTACAGCTCTTTACCTGCGTACTACTGGAGATGCAAATCCTGCTCTACTCGCAAG ACTACCAGCGCCTGATGACGGTGGCAGAGGGCATTACCACCCTGCTGTTCCCATTCCAGTGGCAGCATGTGTACGTTCCCATCTTGCCAGCTTCGCTGCGCCACTTCCTGGACGCGCCGGTGCCCTACCTGATGGGCCTGCCGTCCAAGGAGGGGACGGACCGCTCCAAGCTGGAGTTGCCCCAGGAG GCCAACCTTTGTTTTGTGGATATCGATAACCACTGCATCGAGCTGCCGGAGGATTTCCCGCAATTCCCCAACAAGGCAGAGCTCATCCAGGAGCTGAGCGACGTGCTCCTGTGCTTCGGCTTGTCACCGGAGGGGGGCGCCCCCCTCGGCCCCACCCCCGGGCACCTGCGGGGTCGGGTGCTGCGTGACCTGGTGGACGACCGCAAGAACGGCAACCTGGGGGGCGAGGCGCTGGCCGTGCTGGAGCGCCTGCAGGCCCTGGCCACGCGCGCGGGCGTGACGGCGGGACCCGCGGGGCCTCCGGCGTCCCCCGGGAAAGACGGCGAGAGCGAGGCCGGAGGCCGACCCCCCGCCGGGGGGGGCGAGGAAGAGCTGCGGGACGCGAAGCTCAACGTGCAGCTGCGAGAAGTGTTTGCCAACCGTTTCGTCGCCATGTTCGCCGACTACGAGGCCTTCGTCATCCAGAGCGCCCACGACCTGGAGTCCTGGCTCACCAACAGGGAGCAGATGCACAACTTCGACAAG GCCTCGTTCCTGTCTGACCAGCCCGAGCCCTACCTGCCCTTCCTGTCGCGCTTCATCGAGACGCAGATGTTCGCCACCTTCATCGACAACAAGATCATGTCGCAGTGGGAGGAGAAGGAACCGCTGCTGCGCGTGTTTGACGGGCGGCTAGAGAAGGCGCGGCTTTACGGCGCCCGCGCGCCTGGCCTGCGCACCTCTGGCTATCAGCGCTGCGTCACCCTCCGCGAGTCAG CTCAGGCCATTGAACAGCGGCTGATGAAGATCGACCACACAGCCATCCACCCGCACCTACTGGACATGAAGATCGGCCAGGGCAAGTACCAGAGGGGCTTCTTCCCCAAGCTGCAGGCAGAGGTCCTGTTGTCTGGACCCACCAATAACAA GTGGTCCAACCGCACCGCAACTGCTCAACGTCGGAAAGACCGCCACAGGCAGCACTCGGACCACTTGGGGCTGGACAATGACCTGAAAGAG AAGTACATGCAGGAGGCACGCAGCCTCGGCAAAAGCCTCCGACAGCCCAAGCTCTCGGACCTCTCCCCCGCTGTTATCGCACAGACCAACTGGAAGTTCGTGGAGGGCCTTCTGAAAGAGTGTCGCATGAAG ACCAAGCGCATGCTGGTGGAGAAGATGGGCAAGGAGGCAGTGGAGCTGGGCCACGGTGAGGCCAACATCACAGGTCTGGAGGAGAACACACTAATCGCCAGTCTGTGTGATCTGCTGGAGCGCATCTGGAGTCACGGCCTGCAGGTCAAGCAG GGGAAGTCTGCCCTCTGGTCCCATCTATTACACTACCAGGCCCGTGAGGAGAAGCTAGAACTGCAAGCTGAGTCACCAG TTTCTAATGGCCCCGAGCGGCGGAAGTCAGAGACGGGAGTGCCCATGCCATTCCTCAGAGTGTCTCTCATACAGGACATGAG ACACATCCAGAACATGAGCGAGATCAAGACCGAAGTGGGCCGAGCCCGGGCTTGGATCCGTCTGTCCCTGGAGAAGAAGCTCCTCTCTCAACACCTCAAGCAGCTGCTGTCAAACCAGGCCTTAACCAA GAAGCTCTACAAACGCTACGCTTTCCTGCGCTGCGAAGACGAAAAGGAGCAGTTTCTCTTCCACCTGCTGTCGCTCAATGCCGTGGACTACTTTTGCTTCACCAGTGTCTTCACCACCATCG TGATTCCATATCGAGCGGTCATCATTCCCATCAAGAAGCTAAGCAACGCCATGACCACGTCCAACCCCTGGATCTGTGTGTCTGGAGAGCTGGGAGACTCTGGTGTCATGCAGATCCCCAAGAACGTGCTTGAGATGACCTTTGAT TGTCAGAACCTGGGCAAACTCACCACCGTCCAGCTGGGACATGACAACTCCGGCTTGTTGGCCAAGTGGCTTGTGGACTGCGTGATGGTGCGCAATGAAATCACGGGACATACCTACAA GTTCCCGTGCGGCCGCTGGCTAGGGAAGGGTGTGGATGATGGAAGCCTTGAGCGGGTCCTCATCGGCGAGCTCGTCGTCCCGGTTGGGGATGAGGAGGCAGGGAAGCAGTGCCGGACCCCACCCATGCAGCGCTCTCCCACTCAAGCCAGGCGCATCAGCATCACCTCCTTGTCGGCTCGGGGTGCCA AGCCCACCGGCGCACAGATTCAGGAGGCCATCGGGGAAGCGGTCAACAACATTGTGAAGCATTTTCACAAGCCTGAGAAGGAG AGAGGCAGCTTGACCATTCTCTTGTGTGGTGAGAATGGGCTTGTCTGTGCTTTGGAGCAGTTCTTCCACCACAGCTTCAAGTCCGCTCGACTCTTCCAGAAGAACGTTTTTGTGTGGGACTTTGTGG AGAAGGCCACTGCTTGTTTGGAGACAGCAGACCAGATGGGGGATTTGCAGGGTGGGGCTCCAGAGCCCCTGGGTCTCACCTGTGAGACATTCTGCCGGTACGTGAATGCCATTAACAGCACATCCCGGAACATCGGCAAGGACGGCAAGTTCCAGTTGCTGGTTTGCCTTGGGGCCAG AGACCGGCTGTTGCCTCAGTGGCTCCCCCTGTTGGCAGAATGTCCGCTAATCTCACGCATGTATGAGGAGGGCGCTCTGCTGCGGGATCGCACCACAGTCAGCACCCTTGTCGGAGTCCTGCAGACGCTCCACGACTTCAATATCACGCTCGAGTCGTCTCTCATCAAGGGAATCCAGTTGTAG